From a region of the Alnus glutinosa chromosome 1, dhAlnGlut1.1, whole genome shotgun sequence genome:
- the LOC133856774 gene encoding CDPK-related kinase 6-like isoform X2 — translation MGHCCSKNVSVVDNDGNTGSGDPSAETAATLPISSNSVSGNTRSGKATPAHSFSASPFQSPLPAGVAPSPARTPGRKFRWPLPPPSPAKPIMAILRRRGQERPPDGPTPIPEENGEGEREGGLDKSFGYAKNIGAKFELGKEVGRGHFGHTCWAKGKKGELKGKAVAVKIVSKAKMTTAIAVEDVRREVKILKALSGHNNLVKFHDSFEDANNVYIVMELCEGGELLDRILSRGGRYTEEDAKKIVVQIVSVVAFCHLQGVVHRDLKPENFLFVTKDENAPMKAIDFGLSDFIRPDQRLNDIVGSAYYVAPEVLHRSYSVEADLWSIGVITYILLCGSRPFWARTESGIFRSVLRADPNFDDSPWPLVSPEAKDFVRRLLNKDHRKRMTAAQALAHPWLRDENQAVPLDILIYKLVRSYVRATPFKRAALKALSKALTEDELIYLRAQFELLEPKDGCVSLDNFRAKSAGSHEKCH, via the exons ATGGGCCATTGCTGCAGCAAGAACGTCTCCGTCGTCGACAACGACGGGAACACCGGCTCCGGCGACCCTTCCGCGGAGACTGCGGCAACATTACCAATATCCTCCAACTCCGTCTCCGGCAATACCCGCTCCGGGAAGGCCACGCCGGCGCACTCCTTCTCTGCCAGCCCCTTCCAGAGCCCGCTCCCGGCAGGAGTGGCCCCGTCGCCGGCGAGGACGCCGGGGAGGAAATTCCGGTGGCCGCTGCCACCTCCCTCTCCGGCGAAGCCGATCATGGCGATTCTCCGGCGGAGAGGTCAGGAGAGGCCGCCGGATGGTCCGACGCCGATACCGGAGGAGAATGGGGAAGGGGAGCGAGAGGGAGGGCTCGATAAGAGCTTCGGGTACGCGAAGAACATTGGGGCAAAGTTCGAGCTTGGGAAAGAGGTGGGtcgagggcattttggtcacaCCTGTTGGGCAAAGGGCAAGAAAGGAGAGCTTAAAGGGAAGGCCGTGGCTGTGAAAATCGTATCTAAAGCTAAG ATGACAACAGCAATAGCAGTTGAAGATGTTCGTAGGGAAGTGAAAATATTAAAAGCCTTATCTGGGCATAACAATCTGGTCAAATTTCATGATTCGTTTGAGGATGCCAATAACGTCTACATAGTTATGGA ATTGTGTGAGGGTGGAGAACTACTGGACAGAATTCTGTCTAG AGGTGGAAGATACACGGAGGAAGATGCTAAAAAAATTGTGGTTCAAATTGTAAGCGTAGTTGCCTTTTGTCATCTTCAAGGTGTTGTCCATCGTGATCTAAAGCCAGAG aattttctttttgtcacaaaagatGAGAATGCTCCAATGAAGGCTATCGATTTTGGTCTATCTGATTTTATCAGGCCAG ATCAACGTCTCAATGATATTGTTGGCAGTGCATACTATGTTGCACCTGAAGTGCTTCATAGATCTTACAGTGTTGAAGCAGATTTATGGAGTATCGGTGTGATaacatatatattgttatgTGGAAGCAGACCTTTCTGGGCACGTACTGAATCAGGAATCTTTCGTTCTGTGCTAAGGGCTGATCCTAATTTTGATGATTCACCTTGGCCTTTGGTGTCACCAGAAGCTAAAGATTTTGTTAGAAGGCTTTTGAACAAGGACCACAGGAAAAGAATGACTGCTGCTCAAGCTCTAG CTCACCCATGGCTACGTGATGAAAACCAAGCTGTGCCTTTAGATATTTTGATCTACAAGTTAGTTAGGTCATATGTTCGTGCGACACCTTTCAAACGTGCAGCATTAAAG gCTCTCTCAAAAGCTTTAACAGAAGATGAGCTCATCTACCTTAGGGCTCAGTTTGAGCTGTTGGAACCAAAAGATGGATGTGTGTCCCTCGATAATTTTAGGGCG